In the Leishmania mexicana MHOM/GT/2001/U1103 complete genome, chromosome 34 genome, CTGACgcagcaggaccgcgagCAGGTCGACCAGCACATCCATGACTTGGCCGCGCAGGGTCTACGCACCATCTGCTTTGCATACCGCGAGGACGCCACGAAGATCTTCCCGATCCCGGCTGACGAGCCGTTCATCGACGCTTACGACCGCGACCAGGTCGAGTGCGACCTCGTCTTCCTGGGCATTGTCGGCATCTACGACCCACCCCGCCCCGAGTCTCGCCCGTCCGTCGTCGCCTGCCAGCACGCCGGCATCTGCGTGCGCATGCTCACGGGTGACCACACGtccaccgccggcagcatTGCCTCGATGCTGAACATCattcgccgccgcgacctCGGCGACCCAGTGAAGCTGCAAGCGGGGCCTGACTTCGACAAGGTCGACCCTGAGACTATCGACGGTTGGGCCGACCTCCCTGTCGTCGTTGGCCGCTGCTCTCCCGAGTCGAAGGTGAAAATGATCGagtcgctgcaccgccgcaagAAGGTGGTGGCCATGACGGGCGACGGCTTCAACGACTCCCCCAGTATCAAGATTGCCGACATTGGCTGCGCGATGGGCTCCGGCGTCGACGTGACGAAGGGCGTCGCAGATCTCGTCATCACTGATGACAACTTTGCCACCATCGTGAAAGCTGTCGCCGAGGGACGCCGCATCTCGCAGTGTATCCGCAAGTTTGTTGTACATCTGCTGTCGAGTAACGTGGCTGAGGTGATTGCGCTGATCTGCGGCCTGCCCATCAGCCACGGTGGCGAGTCGGTATTCATCCTATCCCCCATCGAGATTCTGTGGCTGAACATGTTCACCTCGGCCCCACCGGCGACGGGTCTGTCGCTCGACAGGGCCACGGACGACATTCTGCAGGTGCCGCCGAACACACAGGGATTCTTCACGATTGAGCTGATTGCCGACACAGTCGTTTACGGCTTCTGGCTCGGCGCGATCACTCTTTGTGGCTTCGCGGTGGTGCTGTACGGCTTCAAGAGTGGCCCGGAGGGGACAGACTGCAACAGACACAACGGCGTCGGCTGCGACAACATCTGGAccgcccgcagcaccgcctttgGAATTCTGTACTTTGGTTTGCTGATCCACTCCTACACGGTGCGCCACCCGCGCGTCTCCATCTTCAGAATGCGCTGGCTTGACAACAAGTGGATCTTCGGTTCCTGCGTCCTCGGCAGTGTGCTGTTTGTGCCGATTGTATACATCAACGCGATCGCCCATGGCCTCTTTGTACACAGCAGTATCACTTGGGAGTGGGGCGTCATTGCGGTCGGCGTCATGACCTTTCTCGCTGCCTGCGAAACTTACAAGGTGATCAAGAACCTAATCTTTCCGATTCGCAAGGtgctggtggaggtggacgaggaggaggccgaggatgtcgaggagcagcgccagcgcgagTACAACACCTTTACCCGCACAATGCCGGACGATCGCGACGTGGAGAGGATCGCGAACGAGAACCTGCGCATGTCGTTTGCCTCTATCGCAGGCAGCGTGGCCACCGCCAACACAGGCTCCTTCCGTATGCCCGCGCAGCTCCAGAAGAAGAAACGTACTGGGTTCTTCCGCAAGCGCGAGTAGTAGAATGTGCGACGCGCACCAGCGAGAGGGACGGTGCGGACAGCACTGCAGACCTTGCGCACACTTGTACCCACACGTATGGCTGCTCTTTTTTTCGGTTGTCTCACTTCAATGTTttgcttcagcagctgctgccaaAGGTGAGGCGCTCGTGAGGATGCGGGTAAGCGCGGTCATTTCTGGAGCGCCTGGCCGTGAAAGGACACGGCAGGGCACTAAAGCATGCGGTGATGTGGACGTGAgctcctttctctctcttctatTATGATTTGTATGGGTGttcatgtgcgtgtgtgctctctccctccctctctttctccctcttcctccctctgtgtctgtgtctgtgtcttgGTGGGTCTCTTGGCTGCCTCTGTCGTCTTTTCCATTCGCTTTTCCTcgtgcccttctctcttcttccctattgtgtgcgtgttcttCGCTTTTCaccttccccttctcctttttcccATCTCTTCTTCCAGTATCTTCCACCAGTCGGCATTTGGTGGCCATGACAGGTGccactccttctccctccctccctccctcgctcggCGTGTACGTGTGATGTTTCCGCAAAGGGCATCGTTGcgctttttttcttgttgcaGTTCTTTGTTTTACCCGttccctctccctgcacttccaccagctgccgctgcgtgccGCCCCTGTCGTGGTGATCGTTGTTAGTGCTGATGCGCGTGACGCCTCGGGGAAGTGCTTCTCTCATTGCAGCCTTCTACCCCCTCACCCCATCCCctccttttttcccccaGCTTGGTTGGATCCTTGTCAAACAGACGGTGGGGGAGGtaaggaagaggaggcagagatGAGGGTGCCTGGAAAtcgcagggggagggagaagtgTGGCGGCAGTTACACAgggtggggtgaggagggaggggggcaagaGCTGAGAGAAAGAGATAATCAAGTCGATGCAAGGAGTCGCGTACTCGCAGCTGCGTTGCGCTTCGTGTTGTTCCTGGCGTGTTTAACCCCGgtgcttctcttcctttttttgtccCTTCTTTTGGTTCTGTTTGAGGCAGGTGTACCCTTGATGACGAGGAGACACCTCAGCGCGTGGCATCGCAGGGTCCAGTGCCCGCTCTTTGCGGGgaggccaagcagccccGTCCCCCGATCCGTGGCAAATGCTGAACCACTTCCGGTAGTTGCAGGGTCAAGCACCCAGGAcgtggggggcggggcgtcgaagcgatgcatcgccagtgatgtcggcggccaggtGCTGTACAGTGTTGTGTCGCAGCCACTGGCGGCCGTGAGCACATCTGTGCCATACAAATGATGGGCAACATGTCGGCGTggctcgagcgtatcccacccGCTCCTCGCTGCCTCCTAGTGGGGGCGCCTGAGCCACCCCGGAGAGAGGCACCACGTGGCGCGACGCGCCtgatgggggggggagcggctgtgaggggcgacctgcggagTGCAGGGTTGGTGGGTGGAGTGTGAGGCGGGGGCCATGCTGAGATGAGTGAGttggcgcattgctgtactGGCGTGTCTACGGCTCCTtggcaccacgcgatggcgTCTCTGTGGCAGGCCAACGTAGAGTGGCACTGCAATCGTGTTGCGTGGCAGTGGGGGGGGACGAACACGCTGAAAAATGTTTGCTCCGTTTTTGTAAGATCATTGGTGTGACTGGCCTACCCGAGCTCATGTAATTCTACATTAGTGGTGTGGTACTTTAGGTGTGTAACAACAGAAACAACGGCAACaatgctgcgcctcctcgctcctCCAACAACATCTTTTCACCTCAAaacacgcgcgcagccgcgttAGTGAGCGACCGTGCTATGGTGGTGCCGCCATTCGTATGCGTACCGAGGAGGAAAAGCGGCGTGGCGCGTTATGGCCCACATCGTTGATCCCGAGCCGCGGTGAGCCTCTCCAGAGCTGTGGTGCGCGAATGTGTTGCGGTGCGGccaggcagcagcaagagaagGCAAAGACCAGCACACCTACAAAAGCGGCTGTTCCTATGATTTCCCACTTTTCggtttttcttctctctaCTGTTTCTCGTTTCCTTCTGTTAATGATGTCGATGACatccccccccaccaccaccacacgcacacccacacccacacccacacgcacgcagtgTCTTAGCGCCTTCGTTTTTGTATCAACTTCTTCGCCCATCCCCTGTCTtactcctcccccctctcgctctgctgACCGGCACCTTCATACGTCACGCACTGACtgcttcttctctccctgtgtgtgtgtgttgttgtcgttgttCACTTGCTTACCCTTCGTACGTACTGTCATCGTCGTTTTACCATAGCATTTTCTGgcctctttgttttctcgACCACGTAAGTCATCAAAGACGTGTTGACGAAGGCAGGCGCGCGTCAACAAACGTGCaaggaagcggaggagatCACGCCCACGCACTCGAAGAGGAAGAACGACTTGGACAGCGCACAGGAAGAACGACAAGGTCGAGGTAaccaaacaacaaaaaaacaccCGCTCCTGAAGCAATCTCTGCCTGCTCTCTTTCCTTTCTTTCGCTtgctctccttcctcctcgctcttttttgttttcgctgGAGCGTCTTTCGCCCATCGGcgcccctttccctctctcaccgtcgctgcctctCTGTGGACCTTTGCGGGCCTCATTCTGACTCTCGCCCCTCTACATTTCAacttttcttcttctttgcggcgtgcctgctccggCGACCGGATTTTCCGTTTTCAGATTATATCTCGTGCACCGAATCTGCGGTTTCATTGGTGTGTCTCGTccgcagcaacaacaacgaaaagaaCAGTGAAACAGTAGCGCAACAAATACGGAACCTTGGACCGGCATCCGCATCGCCAAAGACGAAGACGTGATTCGCAATGGCAACCGTAGGAAACCAGCGTGTGACGGTAtcggtgcgcgtgcgcccgatgctgcgcgagggcgccgctgcgaatCACCAGCAGGAGAAGTTTGAGCTGCAAGGCGTGCACCGCGTCGGCGATAACAGTCTCAAGGTAGAACTGACGAAGCCAGGCGAGCCGACAAAGAGCAGCCTCTTCACGTTCGACTACGTTTTCGATCAGGAGAGCACGCAGCTGGAGGTGTATGAGGATGCCGTAGTGGACATGGTCGATGCCGCGCTCGTCGGCGTGAATGTCACCCTCTTGGCCTACGGACAGACTGGCTCCGGCAAGACCTTCACCGTCCTGGGCGATGTGAAGCCGAACCCGCTTGAAAACGACCTGCTCACGGCGAACAGTGGCATGTTCCTGCGTGTGCTGAGCGACTTGATGGACTACAAGGTTCGCCAAGCCAAGAAGGGCTGGCACGTGGTGGTGGGTTTAAGTTGCATAGAGATTTACAACGAGAACATCCGCGACCTGTTTGGTGGCAAGTCTAActcggcaccgccggcgctgaaggcggTCATGACCGGCGAGGATGTTCATCTGCCATCGCTCATCATCAAGGAGATGACCACTCTGCAGGCAGTTTTCAGCGAGATTCAGCTGGCCATCGCACGCCGCATGAGCCGTGCGACGGACTCCAACTCGCAGTCGAGCCGCAGTCACTGCCTCTTCTCCATTGATATCCTTCAGCAGGCGAACTCGGCCCCCGCGCCTTCGCTGGACATTCTCGATCAGTCAAAGAAGGGCAACGATACGAAGAAGGGTGTGGCGGCCACGAAGAAGGCCGGCGGCCTGGCTTCCGCAGCGCAGGATTCGCAGCTGCCGGAGTGGGAAATGCCGTTCCAGGGTACGGTCTTCCGCATGCCCGGACAGAAGGAGCCCATCTACACCAGTAAGATCATCCTTGCCGATCTCGCCGGTAGCGAGCGCATTGCCCGCAGTGGTGTGACCGGCGATGGCCTGGCAGAGGCCACATCCATCAACAGCAGCTTAACAGCACTGGGGAACGTGGTACACAGCCTGCACGAGGGCGGCTTCGTCAGCTACCGTGTTTCAAACCTGACGCGACTTCTCAAGCCGGCCTTTTCGCACCCCAGCTCGCGCGTGCTGCTCTTGGCACAGTGCTCACCCACGCAGCTGACGTTCGATGAGACGGTCAGCACACTGCACTTTGCGAACAAGGTAAAAGATATGAAGGTGACCAcgtgcaccggcgccgaagtggagaagctgcagtTTGACTTTCTCGAGTCCGGCAAGATGTacgacgcgctgctggcagACCTGCACATCTTCGCTGTGGAGTCGCAGGCGACGATCGGCATCATTCGCCGCAGCCTGCCGCAGAAATGCAGTCTCTACTATGACGCGTCAGCGGGCAAGAACGGCAAAACGGTCAAGGTGAGCATAAAAGACCGCCGCTTGCCGGCCGACGTGGCGGGCGTGCTGGCTGTGGCGCAGAAGGAGCGTGCGCAGTTGTTGGCCGCTATTGAAAAGGAGAAGTCGGAGGAGCTTTCAGTAGTGCAAAAGGCGGCGGATGAGGCACGGGATGATATTATCAAAGAGTACACGAACGAGCTGAAAGAGCTGAAGGAGTCGATTACGAAAGAGGTGTCAATGCGCGTCCACCATGTGTCGCAGCAGTTGTTGCTTGATTCGGCAGCCCGCGGCAACAAGATcgtcgaggaagaggcggaggcgtggGTCTCAATGACGCTGCTGTACCTGAAGGAGCACAAGGCGGCCTGCAGTAAGGAGTTATCGACAATATCGGGCCGTCTCGACGACTTGTCCCAGAACGTCAACAAGCAGCGTCTGTCTGACGCCCCGAAGGAGACACCCGAGACCGTTGAGGCGGACTCCAAGTACGCCCTCTCCACGTGGTTTCACTGCTTGGCGAAGCGCTTCTTCTCGTTCTGCATGGAGGTGCACGAGTATCGGGCTGTTCTCCTGAACACATGCCAAGGCAATATGGCCCTGGTGAGGTGGAAGAAGAAGAACGCtgagctgctgaagaagtTCGAAGAGGAGAACTCGGTGTAGTGACAAGGGAAGTGGGACAAGGAGGAGTACGTCAGCTTGAGAAGGAGGGGTGTGGCGTACCGCCCAGGCACACGGTGTCTTGACTTagcttcctttttttgttttgcaACTTTGTttccgcccctcctctcaaCTCCCTGGTTGATGCTCACAACAGTGGATGGTTCGCGAGACGCACTGTGTGGGTTTACCagttccccccctcccctccctctgtccgCCTCTCTTTCTGATTTTCCATGTTGGGGTTTATTCCACGTCCTTCAATCCTCCCTGCCCACCCCATCCCGCGTGGGGCTGCCGTTCTTAaaacatttttttttgtggtggtggtggtggttctCATCTTGAGCCGCGCAGTGTTTCTCTCTTTAcccacatatatatatgtatatacacatatatatgtcCTATATATGTATTTtgcgtccttctctctcctcccctctgtgtgtgtgtgcgtgcttttCCTGGTCTCAAACGGGCGCAAGTGGACTGAGTGAAGAGAATAAAGTGTGTgtggtgaggaggggaggggagagacagagatgAGCGAACAAAAACAAACACACGAAAAAAGGAATGGCAGGTAGAGAGGggctgcgtgcgcgctctccccctctccctccccctcagcGGTGCCTtctccccaccacacccccgtttttgtttcttttttccctGTGTCTCTTCCGTTGCTCGTTCTACACTGATATCTCCCGTtacgtggggggggggagggcagcgaACATTGCCCGTATCTTTTCCCCCTCTGCattgctttcttttttctccgCCCACATGCCGGTGTGATCTGTGGCGTACAGTCCTGCTTGCTGTAGTCCGTCGGGACTATTCTTACCGTTTTGTGTCACCGGACACAGACTTCTTGCTGTAGTGCGTTGTAGGGGACAAACTCGacgcgtgtctgtgcacgtgtgtgcggaTGATGCGTTTACAGCCTAGCCACCGCAGGCGGAAATCGAAGAGCTACTGCGGCGGGAGACGGGCAGGGAGGTAAAGTAGGAAACCCTGCATATGCATTGACGTAGGCGCATGTATCctgtatgcgcgtgtgtgccgtgtgTCTGGTTTCACCATTTTGGCCCCGCGTtgccttctttttcctttccccAGCGTGTATCCTTGGTGGCAACTGTGGTAGCTTGAAATATCTTTTTGTTCGCTCTAGTGCctacttttttttcgagAAGGGGCTGCCCGatctcgccccctccctccccccaccctgaaagagaaaaaaaccCACACAGGCAGACGCAGAGCATGCCAACGCCGTTTGTGCCCCAGAAGAGCCTTACACATGTTGAAgcgaaaaaagggggagaggcagaaaggggcggcggaggcagcagaccgcaaaaaaaaaaggtcgGTGATACACAGCCGTCAGCATCCGGACCCACGAGTTGGGAAGGAGGCAcgtacaaaaaaaaagaaaacacaaaACATGTACTCATGCCAACCACCTATTTCGTGCGCTACGCCGTCttgttgctttttttttctttttgcttTCTTTTGGTGATGACAAtaagaaaaagaaaaaaatagCAGAAaagcgcacgcatgcgcttAGCACGGAACAGTCGAgcaacggaaaaaaaaaggagcaaGGCCGGAGAATGAAGctggagggaggaggaaagcgAAAGGGAGgcggatggtggtggtgggggaacGAATGGGCGCCCCGTGGTGGCACACGTTacttgtgtatgtgtggtatgtctgtgtgtaatcttctctctcttgtgcgcGAGAAGGCTGTAATGGCACCTGCGCAAAGAAGGAAGATATTGAACACACAGGCAATGCAGCTATTCGCGGTCCGCTTCTCATCCAAGTACTTCTTTCAAGATGAACACCGGCACGTGCACTCGcgcaaaacgaaaaaaaagatgagaAGAAAGTACGAACAAACCCCGCGCACTCAGCCATGTgaaagacgaaaaaaaagaaaggaaaggaaaggaagggagggggggggagttgTTCATATCTAGCCCAGCGGATGAACTCTCTCCTCTTGTCCCTCTCTTTCCTGTTTGCATCGATGGGCACACTCTGTCTTGCGCTTTCTCGCTCTTTCTCACCATTCGACTTCTCTCGTGATACGGTGTCCCGGTCTGTGTTTTCGATGCTCTGTCTCCCATTTTTTTATGGACTCGTTCCCTTTTCTCCTCGTGCAACGTTTTTCCCTTTTGAGTACCATTATTATCTCATGTTGGTTCACCCCTCCTACtaccctctccctcatctttctgccgcggcgcactcctcctcctcctcctcctcctggtcctcctcctccgaccctctcccccctcctttttttcttgctgcTTTTTTTATCGATTTTTGTTCTTCGATAGCTCACTGCGCACGCTTATGTTTCCTTTGcttttcccttttccctttACCTTGTTGTTGGCTGGTTGGGTATCTTGACGAggtttccttctctctttgtTATTTATTCCGGTGCTGTTCACATGTGCACGTATGCGTATGCGCGTCTGGGGTATCTGGGTGGGTGTGCTAGACGAGTGGCGTGATGTTTTCCCTGTTGATAGCGTCATTTTGGCAGATTATGTCGCTGCTTGCGTGTCACCTTTGTTTGTTTCATCCCGGTCTAAATATTGAGCGCCTCTGCGCGTGGTTGCCATCACCTTGCTCAACGACGCTCCTGGCTCATAACCCCACCCAGAGTGTTGCGTGCCACAACTGGGACGCGCCCTTGGGGATGAGCCCTGCCGATCACACAGGGTCTTTCGGATCTCACATCAGCAGCCTTCCGGTCACCCTCTGCCCCACACAACGGCATTACGGACATGTCGGCCTCCAATAGTCAGATGCCTCATGGGTTGCAGAACCCGAGGGTATGActccgcggtggtggtgactcGAAGAAGTTCGATGCGTCTCGGTCGCGCAATGGACCGATGCAGCGAAGACTGCCTCGCCTCGGGCAAATGAATGCAGGGGTTTGACTCCATCAAGCAGCCATATCATACTGCAGGATACGTGCGCGCTTGCTCTGCTCCAGCCACCGGATTTGGCGGAGCGGTTGCAAGGCAAGGGATGAGGACTGGCTGATCAAGGCTTGCCAGCATcacctgcgccacccgcACCCCCCGGGCGTGACGAAAAAGCCGCGGGGGCTGGCGCTACAGCTCGTCAGCAGTGACCTCAGGCAAGGCAAGACCCCGAACGTCAAGCTCCACTCGATCTTGCAGGCACGCCTGCCTCAGAACCGCGTGGTGCCTcgcggcacgccgccgatgccgccgtcgtAAGCCTCAGCGGCGCAACTGGCAGTGAGGGTGTCACTATGAACTTACTTTTCCCATATTTCTATGAACCCCTTGATGACGAGGAGACACCTCAGCGCGTGGCATCGCAGGGTCCAGTGCCCGCTCTTTGCGGGgaggccaagcagccccGTCCCCCGATCCGTGGCAAATGCTGAACCACTTCCGGTAGTTGCAGGGTCAAGCACCCAGGAcgtggggggcggggcgtcgaagcgatgcatcgccagtgatg is a window encoding:
- a CDS encoding putative kinesin — encoded protein: MATVGNQRVTVSVRVRPMLREGAAANHQQEKFELQGVHRVGDNSLKVELTKPGEPTKSSLFTFDYVFDQESTQLEVYEDAVVDMVDAALVGVNVTLLAYGQTGSGKTFTVLGDVKPNPLENDLLTANSGMFLRVLSDLMDYKVRQAKKGWHVVVGLSCIEIYNENIRDLFGGKSNSAPPALKAVMTGEDVHLPSLIIKEMTTLQAVFSEIQLAIARRMSRATDSNSQSSRSHCLFSIDILQQANSAPAPSLDILDQSKKGNDTKKGVAATKKAGGLASAAQDSQLPEWEMPFQGTVFRMPGQKEPIYTSKIILADLAGSERIARSGVTGDGLAEATSINSSLTALGNVVHSLHEGGFVSYRVSNLTRLLKPAFSHPSSRVLLLAQCSPTQLTFDETVSTLHFANKVKDMKVTTCTGAEVEKLQFDFLESGKMYDALLADLHIFAVESQATIGIIRRSLPQKCSLYYDASAGKNGKTVKVSIKDRRLPADVAGVLAVAQKERAQLLAAIEKEKSEELSVVQKAADEARDDIIKEYTNELKELKESITKEVSMRVHHVSQQLLLDSAARGNKIVEEEAEAWVSMTLLYLKEHKAACSKELSTISGRLDDLSQNVNKQRLSDAPKETPETVEADSKYALSTWFHCLAKRFFSFCMEVHEYRAVLLNTCQGNMALVRWKKKNAELLKKFEEENSV